GCCACACTGGACGGCGGTGCGCGTATCGCGGTGGCGCGGCTGACGCTGACCGGCTTCGACACCCACAGCAACCAGCCCGCCACCCAGGCGCGGCTGCTGGGTGAGCTGGCCGAAGGGTTGGCCGCATTGCAGCAGGGGCTGGACGCACGCGGACGCTGGCGCGACACCCTGCTCATGAGCTATGCCGAGTTCGGCCGCCGCCCCCGCCAGAACGGCAACAACGGCACCGACCACGGCACCGCCAATGCCCACTTCGTATTGGGCGGACGGGTAAAAGGCGGCCTCTACGGCCAGGCACCGCAGCTAGCCGACATTAGCGACGGCAATCTGCCCTACGCGGTGGATTTTCGCCAGCTGTACGCCACGGCCATCGAACAGTGGTGGGGCAAGCCCTCCGCCGCCATGCTGGGCAATACCTTCCGCCCGCTGCCGCTGCTGGCGGTGTAGCCCGCCATCGTCTACAACGCATACAGCATAAGCTGTCGGCCCGGCGCCGCCTTATAGCCGCACGCAAACAATCAGTTATTGGAAATCAATTTAACAAAGTTATAGTTCGCCGCCATACTGCAGCCATCAACACGGAGCAACCGCCATGAAACGCTTCCTGCCCAGCCGTGAACTGCTAGACGACATCCTCGCCAACCTGGTGTGGCTGCAATAAGCCCCCCGCGATGAGCCCGGCGCAGCAGCAACTGCTGTTCAACAGCAGCGCCGCGGCGGTGGAGATATTTTTGTAAAACCGGCGTTTTGGCAGCCGAATTAAAAAAGCGCTTGCCAGCGGCAAGAAAGCTGACTAATATTCGCCGCCTACGCCGGTGTAGCTCAGTTGGTAGAGCACCTGACTTGTAATCAGGGGGTCGCGAGTTCGATTCCTGCCGCCGGCACCAATACAGAAGGGCCTCACAGCGATGTGAGGCCCTTTGCTTTTGCTTCGCAATTCCGGCCTTGCTCCGCAAAAAGTCATTTCGTCGGCCCTACTTTGGCCCCTCTCCGGTTCCTAATGTACTGCTCAGTCATAGTGACTGAGCTGTGGCCAAGCTGTTTTTGCGCCTGGCGGATATCACCAGAAGCGTCCGCTTTGTCGGTACCGGCTTTGGCCCGGAGATCCCGGAATTGGAACGCGGCAATCTCGGCCGCCAGTTGGGGAAACTTCAGCGCAGCATCCCTGCGCGCATCTTCAAACCGTCCTCGCAGACCGCCTTTCGTCAACGGCCTCCCATCGTCTTTGACGATCAGCTTCAGCGGGCGCACTTTGAAGGCGGACTTCCGGCGATTGATCCTGGCCAGCAACTCGGCGAGCTACCTTCCACAGACACCCGTAACTTGGTGCCGGTCTTGTGCTGGTCAAGGTAAATGAAGCCATCACGCATGTTATGGTCGCTCAGCTTCAACGTATCCGCCGGCCGCTGCCCAATGAGGTAAGCCAAGTCCATGGCGTCGCGCAGCGCCTGGTCGCCGGCCTCGTACACAACTCGGAATACGTCGTCCTCGACGTAAATATTGCGCCCGGCCTCAGAATTCCCACGGATGCCGGTGCAGGGGTTGGGCTGGTTGGTATAGCCCCAGCCACGCGCGCAGTTCCAGATATGCGAGAACAGCGCCTTTTCCCGGTTGGCTGCTACCGGGGAACCACTACGCCACGTCATGTACTTCCTGATGTGATGCGCTTCGATGTCATCCAACGGCGCCGGCTCGGGGTCGCAGAAGAACTTCAGTAGGAACTTGGATTCGCGGAGATTGTTTATCTGGCTGCGCGGGGCCTTGGCCGGAAGCACCTCTTGCAGATATCGCTCCCAGGCATCCCGAAATGTTGGCCGGTTTACTGGCGGCACTTTGGCCTGCTCCAGTTCTGCCCACTTCATCACAGCCAAGGGGTAGTCTGACCCCAGTGGTATCTCTCGGCGTGGCTTCTCGCCGGTATCGTAGTAGTAATAGACGACACCACTGCGCTGCTTGCGCGCACGCATACCGCGCGGCAGATTCAGATTTACAGTTGGTTTGCGCCCCATGATGTAGTCCTGTCTGTCCTTAAATCGCCGGCTGCCATTTAGGCTTGGCGGCAACTTCCTTCTTCGCACTGCCTTCCACTGCAGACCTTGTCACCACCGGCCTTCCGCAGGCATTTACCCTGAACGGGACGCCCATCATTCGCAGGGCCTCTACCTGTTTCGATTTCAGCTTTCTACCCGTCAATGTTGCCACCTCATCAGCGGTCAAAAACAGGGCATCATTTATGTCCGTCATAGCATCCTCCCAACCCTGGCGATATTGAAAACGCCGACCATCTGGCCGGCGTGTCGTCGATTCGTGTCTACATGTCAGGCGGCCTTGCGCTCCGCCAGCCTCACCCGCTTCGCCGTCTCGATTCCCTCCTC
This Vogesella sp. LIG4 DNA region includes the following protein-coding sequences:
- a CDS encoding tyrosine-type recombinase/integrase, giving the protein MRPLKLIVKDDGRPLTKGGLRGRFEDARRDAALKFPQLAAEIAAFQFRDLRAKAGTDKADASGDIRQAQKQLGHSSVTMTEQYIRNRRGAKVGPTK
- a CDS encoding DUF4224 domain-containing protein, giving the protein MTDINDALFLTADEVATLTGRKLKSKQVEALRMMGVPFRVNACGRPVVTRSAVEGSAKKEVAAKPKWQPAI